One segment of Tamlana crocina DNA contains the following:
- a CDS encoding Y-family DNA polymerase, with translation MFALVDCNNFYASCERVFNPNLQGKPVAILSNNDGCVISRSDEAKALGLPMGAPIFKWEGFCKANNIQVFSSNYPLYGDMSSRVMKILEQFTPDVEVYSIDEAFLQFKGFHNYNFNEYATQIRSRILKWTGIPTCVGIAPTKALSKVANRIARKFPKQTKGIYVIDSEEKRIKALKWIKIEDVWGIGRRLSKRLQAKGCKTAYDFTQLPDEWVRKTFSITEWKLKKDLEGNSKIILDEPQNKRAIATTRSFEYTYSDIDNIKERISTFATACAEKLRQQGSSCHMIIVMLSSDRHKKDLPQHRTSKSISLSYPTSSSLIISQCAVDAVTAIFKEGIKYKRAGVIVTGLVPTNNHQLQLFDKENPKHQPLMQSIDFLNSKYKSHKIKLGNQDLKRTWKMRQERLSPRYTTNINDIILVR, from the coding sequence ATGTTTGCTTTAGTAGATTGTAATAACTTTTATGCCTCATGCGAGCGGGTGTTCAACCCGAATTTGCAGGGGAAGCCCGTTGCTATTTTAAGCAATAACGATGGCTGTGTTATTTCGCGAAGCGATGAAGCCAAAGCATTGGGGTTGCCCATGGGGGCGCCTATTTTTAAATGGGAAGGCTTTTGCAAGGCCAACAACATTCAGGTGTTTTCTTCCAATTATCCGTTGTACGGCGATATGAGTAGCAGGGTAATGAAAATCTTGGAACAGTTTACGCCCGATGTTGAAGTGTATAGCATCGATGAGGCTTTTCTTCAATTTAAAGGATTCCATAATTACAATTTTAACGAGTATGCCACCCAAATCAGGAGTCGGATTTTAAAATGGACGGGTATTCCAACCTGTGTAGGTATCGCACCAACCAAAGCTTTGAGCAAAGTGGCCAATAGGATAGCGCGTAAATTTCCGAAGCAAACCAAAGGCATTTATGTGATAGATTCTGAAGAAAAGCGTATTAAAGCTCTAAAGTGGATTAAGATTGAAGATGTTTGGGGCATTGGCCGAAGATTGAGCAAAAGGCTTCAGGCTAAAGGTTGTAAAACGGCTTACGATTTTACGCAATTGCCAGATGAATGGGTTCGGAAAACCTTTTCAATAACCGAGTGGAAATTGAAAAAAGATCTAGAAGGCAATTCGAAAATAATTTTGGACGAGCCCCAAAACAAACGGGCCATAGCCACCACCAGAAGTTTTGAATATACATATTCGGATATCGATAATATAAAAGAGCGCATTTCTACCTTTGCCACCGCTTGCGCCGAAAAATTGAGGCAGCAAGGTTCCAGTTGCCACATGATTATTGTGATGTTGAGCAGCGATAGGCATAAAAAAGATTTGCCACAACATCGAACAAGTAAAAGTATTAGCTTATCTTACCCAACCAGTTCTTCTTTGATTATAAGCCAGTGTGCGGTTGATGCCGTAACAGCTATTTTTAAGGAAGGCATTAAGTACAAACGGGCGGGTGTAATCGTTACGGGTTTGGTGCCGACCAATAACCATCAGTTACAGTTATTCGATAAGGAAAACCCCAAGCACCAACCCTTAATGCAGTCTATTGATTTTTTAAACTCAAAATACAAAAGCCATAAAATAAAATTGGGCAACCAAGACTTAAAGCGTACATGGAAAATGCGCCAAGAGCGATTGTCGCCGCGGTACACCACAAACATTAACGATATTATTTTAGTAAGATGA
- a CDS encoding F0F1 ATP synthase subunit epsilon produces the protein MYLEIVSPEATLFSGEVDAVAVPGVNGEFQMLNNHAAIVSSLKEGFIKISGAVTLNADVEDNFSKGENNTTLLKINSGTVEMKDNKVIVLAD, from the coding sequence ATGTATTTAGAAATCGTATCACCAGAAGCTACACTATTTAGCGGCGAAGTAGACGCCGTAGCCGTACCAGGTGTAAATGGTGAGTTTCAAATGTTGAACAACCACGCAGCTATTGTTTCTTCTTTAAAGGAAGGCTTTATTAAAATTTCTGGAGCAGTGACCTTAAACGCCGATGTTGAGGACAACTTTTCAAAAGGAGAGAACAATACAACCCTATTGAAAATCAATTCCGGAACTGTTGAAATGAAAGACAACAAAGTGATTGTTTTAGCAGACTAA